The following is a genomic window from Anopheles aquasalis chromosome 3, idAnoAquaMG_Q_19, whole genome shotgun sequence.
TATTCAAGCTACTATATCATTTGTCTCAATTTTGTAGTAATCTGCATTTAAGCTCTTACATCGTTGTTATGcgctaaaaaaaaggattgcaTTTTCTCTATTGCAAGCCACAGATCTCATTAACTGCGCAAGAATCAACTTTTCACATAATAATTTCAACACCGGTTTTATGTCTATGGCTGGATAGAGGAATGGACAGAGAGATTGGGAAATacaaacattttcttttgtcaTGTACAGCATAATACACCAGGACTTGTGTTGAATCATGTACATGTTTGAATAGGAGATGGTGTAACACTACTAAGGAGAATTAACAGGAGCTTGAGAAAGATTCGAGAGCACATCATCTATGGTCTATGTCTCAGCAGATACAACACACCACAACGTGACACACCCACGCATACGCACAATGTGTAAGAGAAGATACAGACATACAGGTAGTGAATCGGTTACCATAGAAAAAGGAACAGCTCCAAGAGATGAGATTATACTTACAAATTATTTCACGAATGTTGGCTTGTTTTAAGTCAATCATTTTCTGTCTCTGCTCCATGCTCATATAGtcttccgtttccgattcATCCGACGGGCAATCGATAACGGCGGATCTGtgaaaacacatttaaaaagACATCAGTTAGCTTCTACTTTGGATCATTTTCTGAGGTTAATGCATACCGTATTGATTGAATCCAAACATTTTTATCCTTCGGATTTTGTACCTTTAGCTCGTACATTTCCGGGTACGCCGGGTTGGAGGATATGATGTAAATACCTCGCGACTCGGTACCAGCCTTCTCTCGAATCAGCAGCTTTTGTAGTGAGACGACACTGGCCTGAAAGGTCAGAAGGCAATGCATATCAACCATCGGCTCGTAGAGACCCATTTTAGCCTGGTCGTGATCTTACCTTGTTTTCTGGTGTAAAGAATGAATACTTGTGCGAGTTTTCCAGcaggaaaaataaacaatccgACAGCACGACCACTAGTACGGTCTGCATCTTGGATCGGCCCTGCATAAGCGTGGCCACCCCTTCGAATCGTAGCTTTCTGTTGCATGATATGATGTCAGATTTTTTGAATTTATCCTTTTTAAATATAGCGAACGACTTGGCATCGATACGTTTAAAAATTTCTAATTGACgatcttccttctccttgtcGGCGACTCGTGCATCAACGTCCACCAGAATCTCCTTCACCAGCGACATCGCCTTCTGCAGTTTCTCCTGCTCGATCTTGTCCTCGCGGGAGCTTTTCAGCAGCGGATCGATCAACAGCGGATATTTGGTGAGCCGCTGCGTCACAAACAGTATGCATTCCGGTATGCCCTTTTTCTTCAGCAGTGGGTTTTGCTGACAGTGCTTGTACCATTCGGCGAATACATTATCACCGGTCATGTAACACTTGAACGTATCAAGAGCCGAGCGATGGTTCGAGCAGAACTCACCGTACGCACTCTTCAGCTTTTGGGCGGACATGCAGGAAAAGAAATCAAGCAGGATGTCAGCAATGCTGTCCACTACATGATGCTCCCGCTGCTTCAGTCGCAGCTTACGCAGGAAAGCCGTATGCAACTCAGTCAGTTCCACTAGCCGGGGAAACATGCGCTCCAGGTTCAGGTGACTGAAATGCTTCTGCAGGCTTTCTACAAACACTTTCTGCATGACTAGTAACGTTTGAACATGATGCTTTTCAGTCATAATAAACTCGTAAATGTGCTCCTGGCGCTTAACCTGGTGAAATGGGAAACATACATCGATTACCTTCGCTTAATAAATCTCCAAAATTAGCAGACACTGTAACTTACTTGTTTATCTTTTAAGGTTTTCACCACTTCCTTCGGCACACTAGGGCTCCAGGAGTCATGCTCATCGATAGCAACGCCCAAGATCGGCTCGGCACCGAGATCATGCGGACCGATGGGCGTTTCGTGCAGGAACTCGTCCCGTATCAACGGAACGTCATCCGAGTAACTATAAAGTAAGAAACGTTACACACATGAAAGCCGACCGATTAATTTTCATCCCAACCGGGGAAAGCGTTTCAGTATAGCAACATGGCACATATTGcaaatcttcttcttcacaatTATCGGTATCTTCCTTTCGAAAAGCTTCGACACAGTAACACAGTTTAGACATGCTGGTTTTGGATAAACATTATATCATTTGCTTCGATTTAAAATGCCTCAAAACGCATTCAATTTAGAGAATTTATAGATATAAATATTATGTATAGAAAAGATATACTCAAGACAAATACATTCATATTAAGAGAGATAATAAGAGAGATAAGGAGAGCAAGAGAATAGAGCGGGagtagagagagacagagagagagaaacatagGGGTAGAGAGATATGATAGTACCAAAGGAAAGCATAACATGATGGAACTGTTGGACACGAAACTGAAGAacagaaaatgttttttttgtttcgttatttgtttttggatttgtttctATTCATAATATACTCACTTAGTGTTATCATTATGCACGTGGCCATCATAATAGTCTCTACCCTGATCATCGTGTTGCGAGGAATTGTGGCTATAGCAAGCGAAAgtaaatacaaaaaaacaacacatgAAAACgtataaataaatgaaactaaCTAAACGGTCCGCAACATAAAACGGCTAAGCTACGAACATAGTGAGTCACaaaggaacgaaagaaagTAGCGAAAGTAGCAAATGAAGGAGAATATATCGATATATAggtatatgtatatatttagTTATGTGtccataaataaatatataaatatattttcatagATAGCACAGAGTGGagtagagaagaagaagaagaagaagaagaacacaggagcacaccggcaccgcaaCCCGTTCGAGCGCAATCAAACGAGTGTGGACCATACGGTGTCGTAATGCTCCCAGGCATACTTTTAAAGAAGAGTGCGCAGCAGTGAAATTGGTGAGTTGAAGATTGCATTTGTGACGATAGCTTGTGAGAAAAGTATCAGTAATACAAAGAATACAGACAGATAGATAATGAAAGAGGATCAgcgagacagaaagagaggaaggaagaaaaaggatagACATagaaggagaaaggaaagaaaagtgcCTTTCCACGGTGGCCAAGGTGTAGGAGGAAAGATAGAGAAGTGTATTGTGATAGTGTTTCAAAGAGGACTCATTTTACAAGAATTTACTTCAATTGGATTTATGTCCACGAATCATTCAGTTCTATGTTATGTAATTTGACCAAAGTTTGAGTGTAAAGAATGCCTCTTTCATACTACTAATTGAATTGTTATGTTTTACTACGTCATTCTCCGGCACATAGAATCTGGCAATATGGCATCGTGAAACAAAGATATGACAACAACAGCTATGCACGATAGAAAATATAACTATTTGTTAGCGTTTAGATTTCGTAAGCGGAGACCACTGgcagaagacaaaaaaaaccgactgTTTTTTGTTAATGTAGTCCTGATCGATTCGAAACAAGGCTTTGCAGTTCGAGAAGACTTTGAAAAGTAAAGGATAGCAGTGGTTAGTAAAGAGAGAAGATATAAGAGAATCGGGTTTTTTAATAGTGAAGTGAAaagattttgtttgttctagCGTTACCTAGCGTGTTGTGATACCACGCCTAATTTGTTAGCAACCAATCGCCATGGAGAGTAACATCCGGTCATTTTTTTGCCACTATCATTgttttcaaatcaattgaaatTTTCGTAACGGTGGTTAGCATTAGTAATACACAAAAATAGAGATAGGTTTCATCATTTAATGTACTTGCAGAACAACTTTCGATAAGCATGGGTTATTAGTTTTAGTTGCACGAGATTATTCGAGCGCTAAACTGCAGATTATGGATATATAAGAAACACACCAAGTTGATCAAATGAATACAACTATTATAATCATTACTGGCATTAGTTAAAGCATCAGACAAGATAAATATGGGAGAAATAACCAAACGAAAGCATAAGAGTCGCTGCAGATATCAACTACATCGTTGAAGGTAAGCGTGATGTACATTTCCCACGTGTATATTACCACCTCCTCTATCCCGCCGACACAGAAGTGATGGTAATGGAGAAGTAATGAGAAGCATTGTGAGACCTCACATGTATGTATACTAAAGAAAAAAGTACTTCAAATCAGCTCATTCAGTTGCAAAGCGCAATACGCAACCTTCTTCTGTATCCATCTTCTATAGTTGAAGTCATTTCATGCCcgctttcttttgcttctacTGCTAAAAGCTTGCTAATAGCGTCCATGGTGCTATTATTCAGGGTGTCAAGCTGGATCGATtagcaaccaaaaaccaatcaaagGAATAAAAAGCGACAAAACTGAATCGGTTTAATAATCAAGTCATACTGAGCAAAAGCAATCCATCACTGCAGAGTCATATTGAAAGGTAACATTGTTTTAGTAGTAATAAGAATAAATTATGTATAGGTATATACACTAGCATgattatatatatatgtatacatAATTTAAAcgtatttttttatcatccaCATAAGAACAATGTCAAACTGTTGAAAAGACATTCCTAACACATACTTTTGTAGCTAGCTTCGAACGTTCCATGTTTATATGCAAAAAATCCATATCAGAATCACAAGTTTCATGAaccgaaaagaacaaaaccgaacaaagTAACAAAAACACATCGGGGATGCATAAAAACGAGACCAAATTTAGACTTCCACTTATTTAAATGGGCCTTGCAACCCATCACACAATTTGTTGAGTTAGTCAATTGTAGTTGTCAATTTTAaccaatgaaatgaaaatggcaGGCTACAGAGTTATAAGTATTTTTTAAAGTTCATTACAAAACGATTTAAGTGAAACTGATGCATCACAGCCGCTTTCTTAAACGCCGGACTAGGTTAAATACGAAGAGGGCAAAGGGGAAATCATTGAATAATAACGGTTATAGTTACCTATTTGTGGAACTCTTTTTGTTGGAGCCCGCTTTTGTTTGGGCTTGGAAATATTTctaaaaaggaaacaaacacgATATTGGTATACATTGCCCCACGTCGATTCATCCCAGAAGTATGATCTTCTTACCTTTGCTATCTTTGCCTTACACTCAACGGCATGCTCTTTGTAGCTGGCCAGGTTTATTACTGCTCCGCATGCTGCAAGAATTAAAGCATAATGTTCGATGCAATCGCCTGCATATTGTTTTATAGCACGCATTGATTAACACTCACCATCGCAAACGGAAGAttgtccttttgcttttgctttgtcCTTCTTCTTGCGGAAGAATAGGGAACCAcgttttcttcgcttctcatGATGTTCCGTGTATTCCTCACTAAAAGCGTatacgaaaacgaaacaatattACAACCACAAACGGTGCGCAATAGACACCGTTATAGTTTTAAGCCCAACCCAAACACATTGTTGAAGAAATAGTCTACACAAGATAGAGAACTGGAAATAGTTTTTGCTTTACGCGTTAGCAGAGAACTCAAGGagcaggaaaatgaaaaaccctTCGGCTAATCACAGTTTAAACATAACACGcagtgaaagagagatagagaaacgGCTACCGAAAATAATCGTCTCAGAAATCTCATAACATCCGCTAAGAAACTTAGCTCTTTCAAAGAAAAAAGCTTTGCACGCCACTGTTTGTCCATTACGGCTCAAAACGAGGGCCTGAAGGTAGTCATAGAGAAGAACACAGAGTGAAACATCGACTTACATAAACAATTCTACAACGAACTACATTAAACCGAACGTAAAGGAACGCAAAGGCAACGGAAATGAACTGGTAATTCCAACCGAGCACTAGCAAAGAGGAGAGGACATTTCATGGTAGATTGGTAGTGAGTGATGTGCGCTAGTAGTTTCTAAATGCCCAACAATATTCAAACATCAATTTCCGACCCGAACCACTCGGCACACTTACTTTTTATCTCTCACACAAAGCAGTGATCGATCATGAGTTTCATCTTCACTGTCGGAAAGATGCCTTGCACTAGCGTGTAGAAGTAGCAGTGTAACGGCCATTGggggattgttttttgtttattgtattgaaggaaagaaaggaaaatacaACCATATTATAAAGCATAATAAGCTGGCCTTTCTTGAAGTAAGGGAAATAAAGATACGGTACAACTAACGAAAAGAAGGGCGTTGGATCGAAACCACTATTGGAAAATGGTGTACCAAAGTGACATTACATGCGCCGCATAACGATTCCCGATGAAAAAtcccacaaaaccaacaaaacaaacacacatacacgcgcacacacatagtaGCAAGTACCAGTGTCGTTTATACACTATCTTGGACGTGAGCAatacaaaagcaaaacagcgTTCCGATGTTCAAAAGCACTAGAaccctttaaaaaaaactataccAGAGGGACGTTCATTTACGGACGTCTCATGGACGGAAGGaatcgaaaacataaacatcacCGGTAGGTTGTTGGTGATGGGGTTTTGGGGCTGTTGTAAATGTTACATTCACGGCTGATGTGGAGCTTACGTGAACGCAAAAAGCATacggtggggggggaggtcaATGTCGAatgattgttttgctgtttggaATAGAGTTGTACGTGGACACTTACGATGCGATGTTGTCTTCCTTGGCATTCTGATTCCGTATTGGAGCTATCGACGGTGTGGATATGCTTTTCTGGAGTGGTATTCGTGGTACCACTGGTACAAGATTACGCTTCGCTACAACTTTCTCGAAATCACGCTgcaacaaaagcgaaacgtTCCAAGATTACTCAAAATCCGGAAGAACAagaaccaccgccagcatTGCTACTTACGGCCAGTTCTGCTTCGTTCAGTGAATGCGTCGATATTCCTCCGGTGCTGTTTCTGCTGGTCCGATTATGCAACCGTTCGGCGGCACGTAAGGATTCCTGTTCTTCGCTATCCAAGCTCGACAAACTAACGCTACCAAGAGAACACGATGTTACTCCGTTTATCGGTTAGCATTGATTGGCCAGCAGGCCCGCACTTTGCTCACCTTTTATGTGATGACTTTGTGCACTCGGTCAGATCCTCGATGGCGGTCCAGGATTTTCGCCTGTCGTTGTTCAAGCCATAGAGAACATGGTGATGTGGCCATACGTTGATCGGATTGGAAATCGTCAGGTCGGGAAGTGAAGGGCAGGAGGAAAACAGTTTGGATGAAGATACCTGTAAACAAGCAAAAAACCGTACAGGTAAACCATTTGTACGCCAAAATGTTAACGACCACAGCGCCGTGTTGAAACATACCGTCGACCCTGCGATTCCAGTGATGGCTGTATTCTGTAGGGCAGAATTTTTCATGTGAGCAACACTTTCCCGAAGACATTGTAGTTGGCTTAGGGTATCCTCTGGCgataagagaaagaaaacatcaGCATTATTGACCCTTTTTGATTGCAGATCTCAGTGCACCGTGAGCACAAACCGCAAGACTTACCTAGAAAGTTAAACTTTGCGCCAGGACTGTGCGGAGTAACGCTGATGATAGGCACCATGTTACTGTGATTATTTGTACCTGTTGTGTCACTATTGCTACCGTTATGGCCAGCGGAAGCAATGTCGTTACCGTAGTCCCCTTTGAATCCTTGAGCGATTTCTATTTCCTGCGACCTAGCCGAAGACTCCTTGCATTTCAAACTGGTCGATTGATCCTCGCACAGATAATCAATAACCAGATCTgcatcgttttcgtcgtctGCAAAGAGGAGAAAATAAGTTTACACCAAGAACCACGGCAGTGTGAGCTTAGTTACTTTGCTACGTTCTAAAGCAACCACACAGCCCCGGAGCAATCGCAGCAACTAAATTGCTTGGTAAGTACGGCCCAGCGCAAGTATGAATAAGGATTAGTCGTCATTACCCCACATCCAACAGTATCCAGCGTGTTATGTTTCCTCAGCCAGGAACGGCCGAAACAAGAGAGCAGTAGTTAGTAGTACAACTAGGAGTAGCCTACAGGGATCCGAGCAACAGATCGACGGTTTTACCTGATGACAACAGTAAAAGCTCTTCCGATGGTACCTCGTTGTGCGTACCACCGTCCATCATGATTGCAAAATGCAAGAGCCCCGAACTATGCCAGCCTTTTCCCACCTACGCCTTTCGcgtgtaaaaaaatatttggaggctcttgctgctgtttgtcgcCCTGCCACCCTCGGTCAGAATAATTCAAGAAAACGGGGACGCATACACGTTTCACGGTGAAGGAAGCGATGTGGTTTCTTCAGCGATTCCAGAATGAAGATGGAATGGGAAAATATTTGCACAGTTCTAGCAGAACCACGGAAAAAAACATCAGCTCCCGGGGGCGCAGAACGGAACGAGCCTTTCCAGCGGGACGAGGCCACcgaaaacacagaaacaatgaacgaacacacacacacgacaCGCAAAGCTACCAGTTACATACGTTGTAATTACATATTAACAGCAAATCACAAATCTTTTGTGCTCGATTAACTAACTCGGtatttcttcactttcttcttcacctttctTCACTTCTAGCTCGGGCACAGATCGATCCGCTGCAAGGTGCATCAACTAACCAGGTGTAGGTCTTTCGTTGCCACACCGAAGTTTATTGTTGACAATCAGAGTCAGTATTGCTGTTTAGCGGGCGGGGTTCGCTACTTCCAACCATGactcgtagtagtagtagtagtactaaTCGACTACTACTTGAGCCTGTGTGCATATCGAGAATTGTTTGAGAATCTTTGCGTAATCTAACCCCGGAAATTTCTCAAAGTATCTTTCTGGCGTTCGAAAGAATCCTTCAATTGGTTCGTTTATTTTGCAgtatgctgttgttgttgcattcACTTGGAGTGTTAAGGCAAGACAACAAGTTAAAAAGACTTTgaagagaaaacgaagaagtagaattcatgaaaaatccAGTGCATCACGCCCGAGCACCTGTTTTACATGCGAAGCAAGTGCAGCCAAGCAGAAGGAACACAATCCTCTCGAAACAGATTGCAATCTGTTGGCTGCAGCCCAGAGAGGTTCTGAATGTTTGAATGTATGTTCAACGCATGGTCGATGCATGCTTTTGAAACAGTAATGTCAGGATAGGTCACCTGTTATCAGCTGCACGTCTCGCTGCTTCCAAAATAATCTAGCTGAGCTCGCCCCGGAGCGATCATCGCGTACACGGACACGGCCAGTGACGTTACCTTTTTGATGCCCCGCCGGTATCTGTTGAACACTTTTTCAGCATATGATCCTCGCctgaaaaaacaaataatcagcagcaggctcTACAGTCGTAGTAAATACCTCGGACAGTTCGAACCGACTCCCGGTATCAACGGAACGGTGTAGCGAGTTTTCGGTTGCTCCCAACGATGAACAGCTTTTCTCAAGGCTAGTTGAACCGATGTTCCAATTCAGTGCAGTTACCACTTCCGTGTAGCGTTGTGCGAGAGCAAATCCTTTACTGTGATATCTGTATCTAGTGCTCTTCTAACCCAACATGTCGTCAGTAATGGGAACCTCGACGAAAGCACAGCGCAAACAGCCGAAAATGCTGTTGCGAAGCACATCATTTCAAAAGTTGTGCTCCATTCCGTACAATTTTAAACTAGAAGGTAAGCGAGACAGCAGTGAGCTGGTTCTACCCTGCTTAATCCTTGCATAAggtacattaaaaaaaagggtatgAAACGAATTCTCTCTTGCAGTAGTGCGAACCTACCAGGAGCACATCAAAACGGTCATAAGGTTTCTCAAGATTGTAACTCGTGCATATATGGTGTCCATCTGCTTAAGGCTACTATCAACCATTATCACCGTTACGAAAGTGGTTAAGATCCGGAATCTACTGATGGTATGATAGTGAAACTGTTCAGTTTGAACGCTTCTCGATACTTCTAGAGCAGCAAgtaatgttttatttgtgtttttgcttcctttttttattgcagaAGAGGCGCCCCGCACCAATCACACATGAATCGAAGCCAACTCAAATGAATCCCTCCCCTGCAGTACGTGCCAAATCGTTCAGCCGCTTTCCTGGTTCACGGGTTGCAACATCGGGATTGCTGGAATTGTACCTTGCCACAGCCCAACTGATATTAACGTATTCCTGCATCTTGTACATTGGATTTCAAATCTCGTTcctgttttacattttatggTGGTCCTCAAGTGTCCCCTCCGGGCTAATTTTCCTCGTGCTCGGGCTCTCTTACATGGGCTTTATCCTTGGCAAGGTAAAATGCGTAAATCCCCGTGCGACCAGGGCTCCGGTCCTGTCGTTTCGATGTACACTAAAGTCATACTATTGGtattgattcctttttttattcatttaaatACAGATTGCGCTCAATGGAAAGTTCTGCTTAGCGTAACCGGACCGTTACGTTCGAAGAATTGAAGAGATGTTTCGGTGTAGCTCTATATAtttcccccaccccaccacaCAGCTGAGCAGAAAGGACCTGGCAAATAACCGGCGGCTGGTAACGCGATTGCCATCCGCATCGTTTTCGCGGCGATAAACTTCTTTCACCtatacacacccacacacgtaCACTTGTGCTGTCAATCAAATCGTGCATAAGGATCTATAGCGCGCATTGATTCTCCTGATAGTAAGATTTGCAAGCATGCGGCCAGCGgcaaacaccaaccaccaacgccTGACACTCTCACATGGTAGTAAAACTGTGTGTAAATGAGCTGATAGCTAAAACGGAATTGAGTAAATAAAGTCCGAGTACCTAGCGGACAAGAAATGCGACTAGAATctattgttgtttttgctgcttttgtcgttgttgttgcgctgcgctgtccGTGTGTGGGACatatcctttttggggacgaAACTTGGGCGCACTCTCTTGGCTCTCGCGCTTTCAGGACCAAAACAAACTCGCGCCGCTTTTCAGGACCTCCGTTCTCTCGGGAGAGCAATATGAAATGACTTTTCCGAAGCCGCATTTAAATACCTTATTTTCAGTTTATGCAGACACTCCGGCTATCGTACACGCGTGTTCGGTCACACGGTTAGCCGCATCGCGGTAGTAGCAgtacagcagtagcagcagcagcagcagcagcagcaccccgccgtggccgtgtatatcgcaccgcaccgaaccgaaaggatTACACTCCTCGAAAGGTTGCCAAGTTTCTAAGGCTTCTCGGCACGGCAAATCTGTGCCCTTGTGCTCGGGTACACGCCAAGCAGCAGTTTTAAAAATCACGCAGTGATCACGCCCGTATCACGGGCTTgtgtggtgcaaaaaaaaagttgcaaaACCCTTTGCCAAACTGTGTGTTCGTGAACAGCCAGCCGGCATATTCTCATTCCGGTATCAACTGGCTCatgttttaccatttttttttatcgataaaGTGTTTTGCAGTCCCAAAGGGAAAAGGTTTCGTCTGTTAGTGCCCCCGTGAGCCCCCCGGGAGTTAAGTTGAGGAAAAAGTTTATACCTTAGCATTAGAACAAAGGCGGAACACACCTTCGGGTTCGTACTTGTGTAAGACAACCGCATAGCAAAAGCGCACGGTGCAGAGGTCCAGCAGTGGGGTCACCGGGGTGGAGTGGAGGAGCGGGTAGGGCTACATAAGGCCTCGCCGATCCGATACGCTGCGTGTAGCAGGAGCCAAAAATATCAATGACGTCACCCATAGTGTGAAAACTGTTTGCACTAAAGTCCTGCCGGTGGAAAAGGGGGTCTAGGATTTTCGCGAGCATCGCACCCGCTGCAGCAGTAGGATGGACGTGCGAGAAGCGAGGTCTGGTCCCGATTATCCTGGAACGGATACACCGTGCATGAAAGATTTCTTGGCAGTGGCACAAAACATAGCAACCTTCGGACCCCCCGCGACGGGTCGAACCcgtgagagtgtgtgtggtttATGATTAGTCGACGATAGAGAGCGAGTGtaga
Proteins encoded in this region:
- the LOC126575087 gene encoding rho guanine nucleotide exchange factor 18 isoform X5 codes for the protein MMDGGTHNEVPSEELLLLSSDDENDADLVIDYLCEDQSTSLKCKESSARSQEIEIAQGFKGDYGNDIASAGHNGSNSDTTGTNNHSNMVPIISVTPHSPGAKFNFLEDTLSQLQCLRESVAHMKNSALQNTAITGIAGSTVSSSKLFSSCPSLPDLTISNPINVWPHHHVLYGLNNDRRKSWTAIEDLTECTKSSHKSLSSLDSEEQESLRAAERLHNRTSRNSTGGISTHSLNEAELARDFEKVVAKRNLVPVVPRIPLQKSISTPSIAPIRNQNAKEDNIASEEYTEHHEKRRKRGSLFFRKKKDKAKAKGQSSVCDACGAVINLASYKEHAVECKAKIAKKYFQAQTKAGSNKKSSTNSHNSSQHDDQGRDYYDGHVHNDNTNYSDDVPLIRDEFLHETPIGPHDLGAEPILGVAIDEHDSWSPSVPKEVVKTLKDKQVKRQEHIYEFIMTEKHHVQTLLVMQKVFVESLQKHFSHLNLERMFPRLVELTELHTAFLRKLRLKQREHHVVDSIADILLDFFSCMSAQKLKSAYGEFCSNHRSALDTFKCYMTGDNVFAEWYKHCQQNPLLKKKGIPECILFVTQRLTKYPLLIDPLLKSSREDKIEQEKLQKAMSLVKEILVDVDARVADKEKEDRQLEIFKRIDAKSFAIFKKDKFKKSDIISCNRKLRFEGVATLMQGRSKMQTVLVVVLSDCLFFLLENSHKYSFFTPENKASVVSLQKLLIREKAGTESRGIYIISSNPAYPEMYELKVQNPKDKNVWIQSIRSAVIDCPSDESETEDYMSMEQRQKMIDLKQANIREIISLGTTELEGKMRQKDFEQAILLEEKIALQLSLLLDNEQNVEQLGPAVESFISNYGSYRDLISDDCDTIEIWKRVLNSIQEISSLASSLYTAATGLPLSRSSSSVGERQSELYISPTLPKRAETFGGFDERRSKQLLAASGLSGAGSGTVATHAMQPRDAVLSTLSAGYFTNRETYEKREQTPQNVHHHHQQQQHHHQSPSTVDIETLLMLANPTGTALHGQQRLLAASEGGSVPAELAKDQNYAALHVSHHLHTLLCIISQQMTTIQSLQHQLNSYRENPKTLYRHNDQLEELRNLQDKLQEEKTAWQKQKELEERELEETKQSQKALQAQIRADQEDIKQQREQLYRKMEILSSQGLLLSPSVALPIPTGVVASLEDTQSLCEEHHVDGGFGGGGAGSMIGSSVTMERKKEKWRTASITKTPPANLVSATNASKINPNHIKQQLPLKLSSLSSTKQVSSGSNSSSPMAGNVGMSGHGSPVVVGANSGAGSGSVMQMFPLKLADKKLSSSTPNHSRTGSSPAVIQQQIQVQSGNPATRTNTYPKIPERFRLRSSDNYPSPSPSMAGTTPGAYQYSSPLSATPPMVPLPPRTAGGSAPLTDAGISGGMIHGTSSPISAQYSTLQQASPKPDGSASLQTAGSKDDSTKSSSKEEEVMYF
- the LOC126575087 gene encoding rho guanine nucleotide exchange factor 18 isoform X2 translates to MMDGGTHNEVPSEELLLLSSDDENDADLVIDYLCEDQSTSLKCKESSARSQEIEIAQGFKGDYGNDIASAGHNGSNSDTTGTNNHSNMVPIISVTPHSPGAKFNFLEDTLSQLQCLRESVAHMKNSALQNTAITGIAGSTVSSSKLFSSCPSLPDLTISNPINVWPHHHVLYGLNNDRRKSWTAIEDLTECTKSSHKSLSSLDSEEQESLRAAERLHNRTSRNSTGGISTHSLNEAELARDFEKVVAKRNLVPVVPRIPLQKSISTPSIAPIRNQNAKEDNIASARHLSDSEDETHDRSLLCVRDKNEEYTEHHEKRRKRGSLFFRKKKDKAKAKGQSSVCDACGAVINLASYKEHAVECKAKIAKKYFQAQTKAGSNKKSSTNSHNSSQHDDQGRDYYDGHVHNDNTNYSDDVPLIRDEFLHETPIGPHDLGAEPILGVAIDEHDSWSPSVPKEVVKTLKDKQVKRQEHIYEFIMTEKHHVQTLLVMQKVFVESLQKHFSHLNLERMFPRLVELTELHTAFLRKLRLKQREHHVVDSIADILLDFFSCMSAQKLKSAYGEFCSNHRSALDTFKCYMTGDNVFAEWYKHCQQNPLLKKKGIPECILFVTQRLTKYPLLIDPLLKSSREDKIEQEKLQKAMSLVKEILVDVDARVADKEKEDRQLEIFKRIDAKSFAIFKKDKFKKSDIISCNRKLRFEGVATLMQGRSKMQTVLVVVLSDCLFFLLENSHKYSFFTPENKASVVSLQKLLIREKAGTESRGIYIISSNPAYPEMYELKVQNPKDKNVWIQSIRSAVIDCPSDESETEDYMSMEQRQKMIDLKQANIREIISLGTTELEGKMRQKDFEQAILLEEKIALQLSLLLDNEQNVEQLGPAVESFISNYGSYRDLISDDCDTIEIWKRVLNSIQEISSLASSLYTAATGLPLSRSSSSVGERQSELYISPTLPKRAETFGGFDERRSKQLLAASGLSGAGSGTVATHAMQPRDAVLSTLSAGYFTNRETYEKREQTPQNVHHHHQQQQHHHQSPSTVDIETLLMLANPTGTALHGQQRLLAASEGGSVPAELAKDQNYAALHVSHHLHTLLCIISQQMTTIQSLQHQLNSYRENPKTLYRHNDQLEELRNLQDKLQEEKTAWQKQKELEERELEETKQSQKALQAQIRADQEDIKQQREQLYRKMEILSSQGLLLSPSVALPIPTGVVASLEDTQSLCEEHHVDGGFGGGGAGSMIGSSVTMERKKEKWRTASITKTPPANLVSATNASKINPNHIKQQLPLKLSSLSSTKQVSSGSNSSSPMAGNVGMSGHGSPVVVGANSGAGSGSVMQMFPLKLADKKLSSSTPNHSRTGSSPAVIQQQIQVQSGNPATRTNTYPKIPERFRLRSSDNYPSPSPSMAGTTPGAYQYSSPLSATPPMVPLPPRTAGGSAPLTDAGISGGMIHGTSSPISAQYSTLQQASPKPDGSASLQTAGSKDDSTKSSSKEEEVMYF